One Streptomyces sp. NBC_00554 DNA segment encodes these proteins:
- a CDS encoding IclR family transcriptional regulator translates to MTRTQKQAEGNEETEANRATPEKQGRGAGSAVQSVDRAVSVLEILARLGEAGVTEIADELEVHKSTAFRLLGVLENRGLVAQAKDRGKYYLGAAVLRLAGAAAVRLDISQEGVPVCRELADELGETVNIAVLDDDAAVNIMQARGAASVTAQNWLGRRTPLHATSSGKVLLAHLPPTLREGLLARPLPRFTERTITGTAALRSELEAVVEQGYAFALEELELGLAAVAAPVRAHDGKVIGAISTSGPVYRLDSDRLPDLAKRTVAAAAELSRRMGYGF, encoded by the coding sequence ATGACCCGCACTCAGAAGCAGGCTGAGGGGAACGAGGAGACCGAGGCCAACAGGGCGACGCCGGAGAAGCAGGGCAGGGGCGCCGGCAGTGCAGTCCAGTCGGTGGACCGCGCCGTGAGCGTGCTGGAAATCCTCGCCCGGCTCGGCGAGGCGGGTGTCACCGAGATCGCCGACGAGCTGGAGGTGCACAAGTCCACCGCGTTCCGGCTGCTCGGCGTCCTGGAGAACCGCGGTCTGGTGGCACAGGCCAAGGACCGCGGGAAGTACTACCTGGGAGCGGCCGTACTGCGCCTGGCGGGGGCGGCGGCAGTACGTCTGGACATCTCCCAGGAGGGCGTTCCGGTCTGCCGCGAACTGGCCGACGAGCTGGGCGAGACCGTCAACATCGCGGTCCTCGACGACGACGCGGCGGTCAACATCATGCAGGCCCGCGGCGCCGCCTCCGTCACCGCGCAGAACTGGCTGGGCAGACGGACACCGCTGCACGCCACCTCCAGCGGAAAGGTCCTCCTCGCGCATCTCCCGCCCACGCTGCGCGAGGGCCTGCTCGCCCGCCCGCTGCCGCGGTTCACCGAGCGCACCATCACCGGCACGGCCGCGCTCCGCTCCGAACTGGAAGCGGTCGTCGAGCAGGGCTACGCGTTCGCGCTCGAGGAGCTGGAGCTGGGACTTGCGGCGGTCGCCGCCCCGGTGCGCGCCCACGACGGCAAGGTCATCGGCGCGATCAGCACCTCGGGGCCGGTGTACCGGCTGGACTCCGACCGTCTGCCGGATCTCGCCAAGCGCACGGTCGCCGCCGCGGCCGAACTCTCGCGCCGGATGGGCTACGGCTTCTGA
- a CDS encoding bifunctional 3-phenylpropionate/cinnamic acid dioxygenase ferredoxin subunit, which yields MIPVCRLEDLPVGESVRVDTTPPVAVFNADGELYAIDDTCTHQDASLSEGWLEGCLVECPLHAASFDLRTGQPTCLPARRPVRTHRVTVDDGVIHVHPAAEEGTAA from the coding sequence ATGATTCCCGTCTGCCGCCTTGAAGACCTCCCCGTGGGCGAATCCGTCCGTGTCGACACCACACCGCCCGTCGCCGTGTTCAACGCCGACGGCGAGCTGTACGCCATCGACGACACCTGCACCCACCAGGACGCCTCCCTCTCCGAGGGCTGGCTGGAGGGCTGTCTGGTCGAATGCCCGCTGCACGCCGCCTCATTCGATCTCCGTACGGGCCAACCGACGTGCCTCCCCGCACGCCGCCCCGTCCGCACCCACCGCGTCACCGTCGACGACGGCGTCATCCACGTCCACCCGGCCGCGGAGGAGGGCACCGCCGCATGA
- a CDS encoding NAD(P)/FAD-dependent oxidoreductase, which produces MRTVTVVGASLSGVYAARELRTQGFDGRLVIVGDEPHRPYDRPPLSKDFLTGRADEDQLALTDAEETAELDAEWLLGVRARGLDARGRTVLLDNGRTVSTDGVVIATGAAARRLPGDDLAGVHTLRTLDDARALREELTRGPLRVVVIGGGFIGAETASSCAALGHDVTVVEAAPLPLVPHLGPDMAAVCAALHRRGGVSLVTGIGVAGLRGSGTVRSSGGRTAASHDGPAAGPSVAEDVAPRRTVTGVRLTDGRTLPADVVIVGIGATPNTGWLAGSTLALHDGVLCDDGCVTGLAQVVAVGDVARVGGARTEHWTSATEQPRVAVRNLLAGRTVDTVRSLPYFWSDQYGARIQFAGRRHEADTVRIAEGAIEDGAPAEGGFLALYERDGRTTAVLSVDRPRPFMRARRELARSAGPVESAAL; this is translated from the coding sequence ATGAGGACCGTGACCGTCGTCGGTGCCTCCCTCTCCGGGGTGTACGCGGCCCGCGAACTGCGGACCCAGGGGTTCGACGGACGGCTGGTGATCGTCGGGGACGAGCCCCACCGACCCTACGACCGCCCGCCCCTGTCCAAGGACTTCCTCACCGGCCGCGCCGACGAGGACCAACTCGCCCTCACCGACGCCGAGGAGACCGCCGAACTCGACGCCGAGTGGCTCCTCGGCGTACGTGCCCGCGGCCTCGACGCCCGCGGCCGCACCGTCCTCCTCGACAACGGACGCACCGTCTCCACCGACGGCGTGGTCATCGCCACCGGCGCGGCGGCCCGCCGCCTCCCGGGTGACGACCTCGCCGGCGTCCACACTCTGCGCACCCTCGACGACGCCCGTGCCCTGCGCGAGGAACTCACCCGGGGCCCGCTCCGCGTCGTCGTCATCGGAGGCGGCTTCATCGGCGCGGAGACCGCCTCCTCGTGCGCCGCCCTCGGCCATGACGTCACGGTCGTCGAGGCCGCCCCGCTGCCCCTCGTCCCTCACCTCGGCCCCGACATGGCAGCCGTGTGCGCCGCGCTGCACCGCCGAGGCGGCGTCAGCCTTGTCACCGGCATCGGTGTCGCCGGCCTGCGGGGGAGCGGCACCGTGCGATCAAGCGGAGGCCGCACCGCGGCTTCGCACGATGGCCCCGCCGCCGGCCCGTCGGTCGCCGAGGACGTCGCGCCGCGGCGCACCGTCACCGGGGTGCGGCTCACCGACGGCCGGACCCTGCCCGCCGACGTGGTGATCGTGGGCATCGGCGCCACCCCCAACACCGGCTGGCTCGCGGGCTCGACGCTCGCCCTGCACGACGGCGTACTGTGCGACGACGGTTGCGTGACCGGACTTGCGCAGGTGGTCGCCGTCGGAGACGTCGCCCGCGTCGGAGGCGCCCGCACCGAACACTGGACCTCCGCCACCGAACAACCCCGGGTCGCCGTACGCAACTTGCTCGCCGGCCGCACCGTCGACACCGTGCGATCCCTGCCCTACTTCTGGTCCGACCAGTACGGCGCACGCATCCAGTTCGCGGGCCGACGACACGAGGCCGACACCGTCCGTATCGCCGAGGGCGCCATCGAGGACGGCGCACCCGCCGAGGGCGGCTTCCTCGCCCTCTACGAACGCGACGGCCGTACGACAGCCGTCCTCTCCGTCGACCGCCCGCGCCCGTTCATGCGAGCACGCCGTGAACTGGCCCGCAGCGCAGGCCCGGTGGAGTCGGCGGCACTGTGA
- a CDS encoding nitrate- and nitrite sensing domain-containing protein: MRFRGKSIRRKIVALLLVPLVSLTAIWAFATVLTGREANDLFNVSDVVEKIGYPTEDAVRVLQQERRQTLVYLADPRASDALAALKRSRTATDDAVAKVRKNAKDEQVRGSMGERTSERLTTILDAFDGIDSLRQSVEDGTVNRAQALDLYNRLVDPCYVLMTNIHLLNNVEMDKQGRALVNLARARELVSREDALLGSALVAGRITQDEIRDVSDLMAQRSLMYEMSLPLLPSSERERYERYWKNADTAPLRVAEQAVVTSSAGSPRGVTAKSWDTAAGRVVDELGTLNDRAADRYQDRVRPVAVGVILKAVIAGVLGLIALLISLFMSVRIGRSLIRDLRRLRLDAHEASGVRLPSVMRRLSAGEQVDVETEVPRLEYDKNEIGEVGQALNTLQRAAVEAAVKQSELRDGVSEVFVNLARRSQVLLHKQLTLLDTMERRTDDTDELADLFRLDHLTTRMRRHAEGLVILSGAAPSRQWRKPVQLMDIVRAAVAEVEDYERIEVRRLPRVAATGPAVADLTHLVAELLENATVFSPPHTAVQVLGERVANGFTLEIHDRGLGMAAEALLDANLRLAETPEFELSDTDRLGLFVVSRLAQRQNVRVSLQPSPYGGTTAVVFIPDALLTDDVPDTNGIGFRLDRALPTKEGEVEAERKAALSQVPVHLPGLPASILDGPVELEAPVDLDTLSGFPGALGDDDSERGGLFRPRRSIAGVPGEQHQQARDSRGEPARSGDDGQPDAPVPLPRRRAPKLVSSHGRPVTQTRSRRDGAGEEPAEDFEPGRGPEQAESPETGEQRDMAEPDGTEPLAARRVDRAETPALRGSERAETPARRAGESAESPLRHGVERSDSTGPGRVPGPREVSGLRPAPGLRETTELRHTAGSREAPALPQRSRRTTPSPGADETIPRSDGATAGAEPGAGPLPRRVRQANLAPQLKDGPERRTERDKARTGSGADPAERDADEVRNRMASLQRGWQRGREENAAGDEPHDGTAPRKTKGDGR, translated from the coding sequence ATGCGCTTTCGCGGGAAGTCCATCCGCAGGAAGATCGTGGCGCTGCTCCTGGTGCCGCTGGTGTCCTTGACCGCGATCTGGGCGTTCGCCACGGTGCTCACCGGGCGCGAGGCCAACGACCTGTTCAACGTGTCGGACGTCGTGGAGAAGATCGGCTATCCCACCGAGGACGCCGTCCGAGTCCTCCAGCAGGAACGCCGCCAGACTCTCGTCTATCTGGCCGACCCGCGCGCCTCCGACGCCCTCGCGGCGCTCAAGCGGAGCCGGACCGCCACTGACGACGCCGTGGCGAAGGTCCGAAAGAACGCCAAGGACGAGCAGGTCCGCGGGAGCATGGGTGAGCGCACCTCCGAGCGCCTCACCACCATCCTGGACGCCTTCGACGGAATCGACTCGCTGCGCCAGAGCGTCGAGGACGGCACCGTCAACCGCGCGCAGGCCCTCGACCTCTACAACCGTCTGGTCGACCCCTGCTACGTCCTGATGACCAACATCCACCTGCTCAACAACGTGGAGATGGACAAGCAGGGCCGCGCACTGGTCAACCTCGCCCGGGCCCGTGAGCTCGTCTCCCGCGAGGACGCCCTCCTGGGCTCCGCGCTCGTCGCGGGCCGCATCACGCAGGACGAGATCCGCGATGTCTCCGACCTCATGGCACAGCGCTCCCTGATGTACGAGATGAGCCTGCCGCTGTTGCCCTCCTCGGAGCGCGAACGGTACGAGCGCTACTGGAAGAACGCCGACACGGCGCCCCTGCGGGTGGCCGAGCAGGCCGTCGTCACCTCCTCGGCAGGCTCGCCCCGCGGTGTCACCGCGAAGAGCTGGGACACCGCGGCCGGACGGGTCGTCGACGAGCTCGGCACGCTCAACGACCGAGCGGCCGACCGCTACCAGGACCGGGTCCGGCCGGTGGCCGTGGGAGTCATCCTCAAGGCGGTCATCGCCGGCGTCCTCGGCCTCATCGCCCTGCTGATCTCGCTCTTCATGTCCGTACGCATCGGCCGGAGCCTCATCCGCGACCTGCGCCGACTGCGCCTGGATGCCCACGAGGCGTCCGGCGTCCGGCTGCCCAGCGTCATGCGCCGCCTGTCCGCGGGCGAGCAGGTCGACGTCGAGACCGAAGTGCCGCGCCTGGAGTACGACAAGAACGAGATCGGTGAGGTGGGCCAGGCCCTCAACACCCTTCAGCGCGCCGCCGTCGAGGCCGCCGTCAAGCAGTCCGAACTCCGCGATGGCGTCTCCGAGGTCTTCGTCAACCTCGCCCGCCGCAGCCAGGTCCTGCTCCACAAGCAGCTCACCCTGCTCGACACCATGGAGCGCAGGACCGACGACACCGACGAGCTCGCCGACCTGTTCCGCCTCGACCACCTGACCACCCGCATGCGCCGCCACGCCGAGGGCCTGGTGATCCTCTCGGGCGCCGCCCCGTCCCGGCAGTGGCGCAAGCCGGTCCAGCTCATGGACATCGTCCGCGCCGCCGTCGCCGAGGTCGAGGACTACGAGCGCATCGAGGTACGCCGGCTTCCGCGCGTCGCCGCCACCGGGCCCGCCGTCGCCGACCTGACCCATCTCGTCGCCGAACTCCTCGAGAACGCCACGGTGTTCTCGCCCCCGCACACGGCCGTGCAGGTTCTCGGCGAGCGCGTCGCCAACGGCTTCACCCTGGAGATCCACGACCGCGGCCTGGGTATGGCGGCCGAGGCGCTCCTCGACGCCAACCTGAGGCTCGCCGAAACCCCCGAGTTCGAGCTGTCCGACACCGACCGGCTCGGCCTCTTCGTGGTCAGCAGGCTCGCACAGCGGCAGAACGTCCGCGTCTCCCTCCAGCCCTCCCCGTACGGCGGTACCACCGCGGTCGTCTTCATTCCCGACGCGCTGCTCACGGACGACGTGCCGGACACGAACGGCATCGGGTTCCGTCTCGACCGCGCGCTGCCCACAAAGGAGGGCGAGGTCGAAGCGGAGCGGAAGGCCGCGCTCTCCCAGGTCCCGGTCCACCTTCCCGGCCTGCCCGCCTCGATCCTCGACGGGCCCGTCGAACTGGAAGCTCCGGTCGACCTGGACACCCTCAGCGGCTTCCCCGGCGCACTCGGCGACGACGACAGCGAACGCGGCGGTCTGTTCCGGCCGCGCCGCTCCATCGCGGGTGTCCCGGGTGAACAGCACCAGCAGGCCCGCGACAGCCGGGGCGAGCCCGCCCGATCCGGCGACGACGGCCAGCCGGACGCTCCCGTCCCGCTGCCCCGGCGCAGGGCACCCAAGCTCGTCAGCTCGCACGGTCGTCCCGTGACCCAGACGCGGTCCCGCCGCGACGGGGCGGGCGAGGAGCCGGCGGAGGACTTCGAGCCGGGCCGTGGTCCGGAGCAGGCGGAGAGCCCGGAGACGGGGGAACAAAGAGACATGGCGGAGCCCGACGGTACGGAGCCGCTCGCGGCCCGGCGCGTCGATCGCGCGGAGACTCCGGCGCTGCGCGGGAGCGAGCGCGCCGAGACGCCGGCACGACGCGCCGGCGAGAGCGCTGAGAGCCCGTTGCGGCACGGGGTCGAGCGCTCTGATTCCACAGGTCCCGGAAGGGTCCCCGGACCGCGCGAGGTTTCTGGCCTACGGCCGGCACCCGGGCTTCGAGAGACCACCGAGCTTCGGCACACCGCCGGGAGCCGAGAGGCCCCCGCTCTTCCGCAACGCAGCCGTCGCACCACCCCGTCGCCCGGCGCGGACGAGACCATCCCGCGTTCCGACGGCGCGACGGCAGGGGCGGAACCGGGCGCGGGCCCGCTGCCCCGCCGCGTCAGACAGGCCAATCTGGCCCCGCAGTTGAAGGACGGCCCCGAGCGGCGCACCGAGCGGGACAAGGCCCGCACCGGCAGCGGAGCGGACCCCGCCGAACGTGACGCCGACGAGGTACGCAACCGGATGGCCTCGCTCCAGCGCGGCTGGCAGCG